A single window of Anomaloglossus baeobatrachus isolate aAnoBae1 chromosome 5, aAnoBae1.hap1, whole genome shotgun sequence DNA harbors:
- the LOC142310346 gene encoding nucleolar transcription factor 1-A-like, producing MNGAAGAGAEPINTNMTAPSGQDKWSQADMLTLLETMKSILPSQDITEFKITESHLDWNKLAFKNYDGAMCHQKWLEISNKARKFRTLFELIQDAEEHVKLKKHPELPKEPLTPDDDDDDDDDDDDDDDDDYDYDDDDNDDDDDDKGRRQ from the exons ATGAACGGAGCAGCTGGAGCTGGTGCAGAGCCAATAAACACCAACATGACAGCTCCAAGCGGTCAAG ATAAATGGTCCCAGGCGGACATGCTCACACTTCTGGAGACCATGAAGTCCATCCTGCCCAGCCAGGACATTACAGAGTTCAAAATAACAGAGTCTCACCTGGACTGGAACAAGCTGGCATTCAAGAATTATGATGGGGCCATGTGTCATCAAAAGTGGCTGGAGATCTCAAATAAG GCCAGGAAGTTCCGGACTCTCTTTGAACTCATTCAAGATGCTGAGGAACATGTCAAGCTGAAG AAACATCCTGAATTGCCCAAGGAGCCACTCACACccgatgatgatgacgatgatgatgacgaCGACGATGATGACGACGACGATGATTACGACTATGATGATGACGACAATGATGACGACGATGATGACAAAGGAAGAAGACAGTGA